A section of the Archocentrus centrarchus isolate MPI-CPG fArcCen1 chromosome 20, fArcCen1, whole genome shotgun sequence genome encodes:
- the LOC115799143 gene encoding LOW QUALITY PROTEIN: clarin-3-like (The sequence of the model RefSeq protein was modified relative to this genomic sequence to represent the inferred CDS: inserted 2 bases in 1 codon), which yields MPSTEKTAFHISALAAAVSVGLIGYGMSTEWIVTXFHCASNGTVTITLNLFDGKLLRELCPLFGGQGKFQVIPALADGETAPVVLHGLVLCLLVLCLLFSACSILISLYNSVSNPYETYLGPVGVCVCSSLSACLSVLVLILFVVNISVTNMAEALAEKFTENLSPSDLRNKVTVMQPGHYLAIPYTVLSLTAIALIYMYNHAAYTRKKELQKPTEVAPVELTMY from the exons ATGCCTTCCACAGAGAAGACTGCATTTCACATCAGTGCATTGGCTGCTGCTGTATCTGTTGGGCTGATTGGATATGGCATGTCAACAGAGTGGATCGTAAC GTTCCATTGTGCATCGAATGGAACTGTTACGATCACCCTGAACCTTTTTGATGGAAAATTATTAAGAGAACTTTGCCCCCTATTTGGAGGTCAAGGTAAGTTTCAAG TGATTCCTgcattggcagatggagaaactGCCCCTGTGGTCCTACATGGTTTGGTTCTGTGCCTTCTGGTCCTCTGTCTGCTgttttcagcatgcagcatccTCATCTCGCTCTACAACAGTGTCAGCAACCCTTATGAAACCTACCTGGGGCCAGTTGGAGTCTGTGTCTGCAGCTCTCTCAGTG CTTGCTTGTCTGTGTTAGTCCTTATCCTATTTGTGGTGAACATCAGTGTGACCAACATGGCAGAAGCCTTGGCAGAAAAGTTTACTGAGAATCTTTCACCCTCAGACCTGAGGAACAAGGTGACAGTGATGCAGCCAGGACACTACCTGGCCATCCCTTACACAGTGCTCTCTCTCACTGCCATCGCATTGATCTACATGTACAACCATGCAGCCTACACACGCAAAAAAGAGCTGCAGAAGCCAACAGAGGTTGCACCTGTGGAATTAACGATGTATTAG